TCGATTCGGAAAGCTTGCATATTTTACGAGAAGATGAAAGAATGGGAGGAGATTTCAAATAGCAACATGTTGGAGATTTACACGTgcgtttgaactttgaattgtacCTAAACCTATTAAATCAGTGTTTCCCAACCTTTTTGCTATGGCCACCTATACATTTTCTCTTTGTTGGGTACGCGACCCTCGCTAAAAAATCAAGTAtgccataaataaataatattttttattataatcaattttatcatatatttattccataatcgtaataaaataatacaaaagttactaaaaatatattgttatccaATGTAAAATCGATGTCATACTTTCTACAATACTATAGTTGGACTTCacattattttcagttttaaaaagtaaaaaaatcataacaaaCCTTTACCTATTGggtgtatattatttacgtatacagattattcataacattattgtataaaaaattattttagaaccttattgaaatcattttttttttcaaaaataattttaccaataAGATGAAAAACTTATAATGCCTATAAAAATAGAAGATGCATTATTCATAGcccaaagaaaataatattattattttgtattggtaAAGATAATGATTAtctaatacattattttgttaggATAGATTGgccttgaaattaaaattataaaatataagacatatttatttcttgaattttacaaaatattccaaTATATGCAAATACCAAATATTCCTCTACCCttgatatattgtaaaaaaaaaacaaaaaacttgtTAGTGTAAATTCTGTGTTAAAAAATCGTTCAATCGTTCACTTATTTTTCCTCTTATAAAACTTCATAATAGCCAATTGGCTCAGTAACTTAAAAATCCAGACCCTAGCTGATAAATCAGAGAAAAAGATGATATATATGttgagtacatttttttttttaattagtgtgATATGGACTAGTGGAATAGATACAGctattttaaaacaaagtaTACCTTTTGCCGTTCATACTATTATGTTTTTGCCATCTCTAGTTGGTCAAGGCACTCAGGAACAGAAAGAAGAATGGGTTGGACGTGCCTTTAAGTATTCAATTTTGGGTACTTATGCTCAGGTAATATTAACatgctataattatttaaataattaataaaaatatgatatcagTTTTTACTTTCCATTTAACTCTTACCATTATTCAAAATCAGTATAGccaatataagtaggtacctaatacaaatgTTATCAAATTGATTAtcattgttttactttttagtaaatTCCTATTTCGATCATCTAGCTGATTTAGCTGTTTAATAATACTAGTCTACATTCTTACCTTAGACgtttctttaatataatatcaagtttCAGATTTCAGacttgcttatattatatagttagaaagaaaatgtatttatttttctgatatAGATTATTTTTCCACATGTGAAATAATTCACTTCATAAACTTTTCACTAGAACAAAATATGAGagacttttaaagttttatactttgatatttttttttttattattagcttctaagatatacaactattatagaattaatttgatctttatgtaggtatatcgcatgtaattttttactttgtaatattatgtctttaaatataataaattataatataagtgcattatgtttattgtgttaaacaaaaaaaataatgtttatgttataaAGACTATATACTAACTgaatgtgaatattttaaatttagactGAACTTGGACATGGAACTTTTATTCGGGGGTTAGAAACAACGTGCACGTATGATCCGGATAACGaagagtttattttaaatagtccgACATTGACATCGTACAAATGGTGGCCCGGCGGACgtatgtcttaaaaaaaaatatttatttttatacgtatcatatcctatattttaaaattaatttaagttggACACAGTTGTAACTACGCAATTGTTCTCGCTCAACTTTACACTCAAGGCATACATCGTGGGATACACCCGTTCATTGTTCAATTAAGGGATTCAGAAACATGGATGCCGATGCCTggtatgataatattgatattttatcgaAGCCCAATcgggtaatattattgtagtaatcaaatgtattaacaaattaaaatattatattatactaggtatatgcatagacatataaataaataatgtatatgtcTATGGGTGTATGTATGAGaacggatttcgttgtttggggtgTTGTTAGATTtacattggctaggagaagtgcagtgaagattttcagaactttatctccaatcgttagttcactacaaagctgtaaaactgaaaaacatcaaaaaacgcccaataaaatttgttttaatttttttttatgttctgtagtgaattaactattaaagatgaagttctgaaaatctttactgcacttctcctaactaatgtgaatctaacaagacctcAAACACCGCTCTCTGGTTTCGGAAATCtatcactaaatgaaaatgaaaattatttttgtgggACTGTTCACACCgaaatttttctggattcaaatttttataccgcttgggtgtgatatcagttaatacatatctaaaaattaaaaatcaagaacgTTTACATGCCGATCTCTGACTTGGCAATCGTTTTTAATCGTTTTGATTGGCAACGGGCTtgtttggtatgaaatgttgttgtctattatcatattatctttCTAACGATTAGTAAACATCACGATTGtagatatatattgtgtatcttAAACCGTGGTAAACATGCCCAAGTGTACATGGCTACCAGCGCCATTGATAAGAAGAAATCggctatatataaaaaaaagtcattatattatattattatagtcatattttattagttatagttattatataatatatctgtggtccaaacaaatataattcatCATGATTAtcaatatgttaataaataataactttttatttttaatatattctcaAAATCATTATCAGGAATCAAAGTTGGCGAAATCGGCAGTAAAATGGGAATGAACTCTGCGAACAATGGATATTTGGCGTTTAATAACGTTAGATTACCTCGAATGCACATGTTAATGAAAAATTCTAAAGTTCATAAggttactttaaaataaatacttaatatgtcTATTAAAATTTCCGATGGACTATTTAAAATCCTCAATTCCTTCTATTGCAATGATATCATTCCTAGTTCGTGAAAACTGTGCAATCTTTACGTCATTTCTATATTTAACACATCCCCTACCCTTTATACAGGCCGGTAGCACAATCATctgtttttttgtaaaacactGGTGGAATCTATCGTCAAAAATAGTCTTTACTGGTTTAATAACAAACGACAATTATGGATATGACTTCTAtctgattatattaattatactctcCTTACTATCTAACTTCTGTACGCAGATGACATTGTAATCTTGACCTCTCACAAATccctagatgaatttatttagcgCATAAAATGATACCCTAAAAATTTTTACTCGAAATTATATGAGTTCTCTACTTCGCATTGTTCTGGACAATAAGCTCGTTCTGTTAATTTCTCCTTCATTATGTTACGTATATAGGCTAACTATACTTAAATTATCTTTCAGCCATTATTTCACGCCGGCTACCTTTTGTCTGACCTCGACTGGTTAAAATTGGGGCTTTCGTCCTTCagcttaaaaatgttaatcTTTGAAATTCCTTCCTTCTTTCTCTTAATTGTTCCTCAACCCTTTTCTTTCTTCACCACGAGAATACTATTTGAGATTTTGAACATACTCTATTTTTTTGCCTATTATCTTGTTGAACAACcatttctctctctctcacaaGTCTTCTATGTACCTAGTTAGACCTCTTTTAATATTCAACTTCTCCTAAATTCTAGATCTCTTCCCTTTATCACCAATATTGTTTTCTTCTCTAAATCATCTGACTTCCTTATTTAACGATTGTTATATATAAAGCAcggatttgtatgcatttgcatatttattctggTTGATCGTATGATATGCTAAGTGAACACTTAATATGTTGTTTCATGACACAACAATTTAAACTATGAAACTTTTATagtgcatattttgtatattttgacaatattactttttttattttaatgcttAAGGGCTTATTTTGAgatttaattgcatatttcaTCATTTAGTGCAAATGTTGGTGCttaaataaacaccattattaataatatttttatagtttcgatttttttatagtttttatatattggaaattcatttttttcttatagtttaaaacacagatattttaaagaaaagtatttatattagcgtttcatgatttaaatttattattttaattaaatattcagaaaataaaTGTCTTTTTTCCTAATTATTAAGTGCatagtatttagtttttttcatgactatttgaacattttaatgcattatatatttatgcataaggatttttagcgcatatttggttggtttttaatgcatacaaatccacgctctaattataaaatttgaaaccaTGTTTTCGTTGTTATTTGatgttttataatgattaataaaggAAAAAAACTATCAAACACAATATTCTCTATTGTTTATCTAGGATGGAACTTATGAAAAATCACCTCATGAAAAATTAACATACGGCACAATGATACTTGTACgggtattaattgttaaaagtcTAGTAACTAGCTATTTAATGAAATCAGCAACAATTGCAATAAGATACAGCGCGATTCGTCGGCAATCGGAACTGAAACCcgggtaatttaattaattgtacatttatttaatatttgaaaagatcaattttatatttcattaataaacaTGTGGATTCGTGTGCTGTGTGTGTTTATACAACAAAACAGTGAACGAGAACCTCAAGTTTTAGATTACCAAACACAACAGTACAAGTTGTTCCCAGTTATCGCCTCATGTTTAGTGTACAAATTTGCAGCTAAATGGTTATGGGATAAATACTCTGCAGTAACATCGCAATTAGAACGAGGTGATTTAGTTCAATTGCCGGAGGTAAACTGTTCATTTTCTttataacaatttgtattttaaattttaattgatatttactacctattatattatttataagtttataacacattttatgagaaatacaaatattttaacatttgaaaTGATAAAATTTCAATCAAATAGCTTATGTAAATATACGAGGGACGTCTAAAAAGTAAGGTTACAATAATGGGTACGAATTAAAAACCGaaaagtgcataatataatttaatgaaatttacaAGATAAATGATGCCATTATTTCTCCATATAATCGCATTCTTGGTCCCCAAGCCACTTTTCCACAGGCTCCTTGACCTTCTCATTGTTAAAAAACTGTTGCCCACCCCAAAATGTCTATCAATTTAGTGAAAATATGGTAATTTGTGGTTGCTAAGTCTGCAGGGAGTAGAGTAGGTGAGTCACAATATTCCATCCAAATGACACAAGCCGGGTGGTATGGTGGTATGGTGGTATGGTGGTATGTGGTATGGGACAGCAAACACGTCAATAAAAGCCGACGGATTATCCACAATTTGACcacttatttttctttttatggaAAGTAACGTCAGATCATTTAATCTAGGACTTTTCATAGTTGATCTGAGGTATGTTTTCACTCTTCTTATTGTTGAAAAGACACTTTCCACTGAAGTACTAAATACAGTTGATACAGTAGTTATAATACAAAgttcaattacttttttttaattctttaaatcCAACTTGATAACTTTGTACTTGTTTCAACAATTCAGAAAAAACCAGTTTGAGACTGAAAACCCGTTAGATGAGGAGGAAAATGACGACAACAATACTTAACTAAAATGGCATTTAGCGTAGGTAACTGAATACTCCAACCAAGGATACTTACTATACCAACTGCTTTGAAAACATTGATGCTTTCCTGAAATAACTGTACGAGGAAAACTAATAACAGGCTGCAAAGCACTTTCGGCACAAGTTGAATTTAAAACttgaatgttaaattaaaaaagttcatctgattttgtttgtttttattctgATTTTACTGGTTCAACTACTGTAATAGATatacaatacttaaaaaaaatcaatttttggcGGATCCAAAATACTTAAAACAGTTTCAATgacataatttgattttaatttattacctaaattGCAGTCGTGATTTAGGCGATGCTCCTATAGCCAATAACGTAAGTCGTAACTAACATACGTAGTTGCGAACATAGTGTAAACAAATAGGCTACCTACTGGCTATGACCCTGCCGGCGGCAATAAGATCCCTTACCAGTCCCAAAAAACAGATGCCTGATCTTCCTCTCTGAAAACTGGACACATAACTTTTCAGCTAATCAAGAAGCCACTGTAGAAACTGTGGTTTTGACTCAGGAGTATAGTGATACACTCATGTTTCGTCCCCAGTCACAATTGAGTCGAGAAACGTTTCACCCTCTCTCTCATAACGTTCAAGAAATTCAAGTGCAGCCAAAAATGCAGAAGGTAGAGCGAAAATGGTTGATGCCTTTTGGTGTTGCGGTGACATTTTGTAATGGACTGAGGGGATTGATGGCTTATTTTGACTGTTAGGAACTCTTTTATACATCAGGGGTGGCAACTTTGGAAAAAATCCCTACACCCTAAACAACTCTTATGACCACACTTTCTGGacgtaataataaacatttttatgtaaaaaaatagtaggtaggtaataatagatTTACAAATATGTTCGTAGGTTTTCGAAACACATTTTTAGTTAGGAAAAAGAGGCTGCATGCCGTCAATAAGAATGTTTTACATGAAAACAATATGCAAGTCTTCGACGGAaccatacaattattgtatattatgtcttatattatattatatactaaatatacctATTGCAGTTACATGCTATGGCCTGTTGTCTGAAAGCTGTTGGCACGGCCGATGCGTCTGTCAGCGTGACGTCTTGTCGTTTGGCGTGTGGCGGTCACGGATACATGAACTGCAGCAATCTGCCGAACATCTATTCACTCTCTACTGCTACGGAAATCTACGAAGGCGAAAACACAGTACTGCTTTTGCAAACGGCGAGGTGAGGTTTGTTGCAGTTGACTGTTTGCggattaaaaaaagaatataatatcattaattaggTGTCTAGCTGATATATTGGCCCAACATCAATTTCCGGACAACACATTTTTTTCCCTCGTTAGATTTTGATTGAACAGAATTATTGAAACACGATCATGATCTGTAatcgtatatttaatattatcgtcgatCATAAGCTAGAATGCTATTTTGCGACCCTAAATGGCTAAATAAGATAGGTGAATAGGCGATATAGGTGTAGATAATCGATTATTGCGTGACTTTTAgtgtgataaattaatttagtattcgTTTCTCTTTGGTATAGCAATACCTAATACAATCGGCTCGATTACTGTGTACCAGCATAGCACAGGCGATTTGGAACTATCGTTGGAAAATGTCATGTTAGTTATATTCATTGGAgatattaaaaaagaacaaaTTCAAGTCAAATGAAGAGTTTAAGATATAGTTCATGGAAATAGACACATTCCCTATCTTGAGGAGAATAATTGAACGAGAAAAATGTATTGCAGTGCAATCATAAATGACAGAAAATCGTTAAGGGAATATTTATCgctcttaatattaatttgtaaattatatattttatttttttattacacttattGACACACTCATATCGAATGTCTAAATGTAtacgtatttattaaataatattaattaatattaaatataaacaccTATAGTGACTAAGTATATAAAGAGTATAAATATCAATCTTGTCGGTTAAATGTTATCTCGTGAAAATCATGTTGGGCAATTTGAACGACCCCactcattagttattagcaGTATCTCGTAAGTCGTAATGTATTTTGGATTTAATAGATTTTTGATGAAATCTTACGAAACCGTGCAACTGGGAAACTATGTGTCTACGTCGGATTCCCTGTCATACTTGAATAACTACAACAGCTTAAAAAAATCACCTTGGACGACGACGTTAGATTGTATGACCAGCGCGTTTTTCCAAGTCGCCGGAAGGTATGTACATGGCGATATATACTCGTagctataaatttaaattataatatattaattacctatatctatatttttgcaCTTCGTTGACCGTTAAAATTGCAACTCTATGTCTCTATTGACTCTATTTGATTCAAACTTAGtccaattcgttatttaatattcggtgtaaatggtgctcaaaatttaaaattgttctacTATTCCTATTATAATCTGTAAAAACTAGTGAAAAATGTTGTTACAAAAACCACTGGTCTAAATAATAGAAAAGatgggaaaatattttttatactaaaaaatttaaaaatcattaggtAGGTAAGTTATTGACAACAATTTAGATCCActccacattttaataaaaatattttgggcatTAGTTTGTCCCGTCCccccggtaaaaaaaaatagtttttggtaaacaaagaaaaaataaaactagtaGAGGAAATCCGTCCCCCTAAttaatatgttgaaaatatttgggGACTAAGCTTCAGCCTCAAGCGAACACCCAAgcaatataccatattatatcaacaatagttaataccataataattacgtatatataagacttgtataatatagtcgatggtaaaatatatatataatttaatacgagTATAAAAGGTATAACTctcaagatttttttatttttagtaaaatcgaCGACTGTTACTTCACCATGAAACGACTGATGGATTCTGGAACGGCTCAAGAAGATGCTTGGAATCAAACATCCATTAAACTTATTCAAGCATctgaagtatatattatattttataaataattaaaatattataatatatattttaaaacaaacttaacatatttaataatttatattctgatAGCGGTGCGATGAATCTATTGAATTTACAACGATGTtcttttttgtgtctgttatcacagtaaaaatgtttagattttcttcaacggtatcttttctggtgggaaactgaatatagttggtactttgggggggtcaaaagtaaaaaattcattatagttttaaaaagcgcagggaaaaacaaaataaaaattaaggaaaaacgggaatttttacgcaaaatcggtttttgacaaaattgattttggtttttggtgtaactcttatATTAtgggctgacagaccgtcttcactcagaatcgtctttcgtatacaatgattttatatcattgaattcaaatttaacgccataacgaaaaatgattctgatcTAAGCCGGCCAGCGactgtattagtataatattgctaaagtacatatatattttcatgatattgcagctaataaagtaatttattttactattactatcgtcaaaatttgaacttcaaatgctggtaataaaaattatgtctatgtatcttaaatattttttgataactttAGTAAGAACTTATGGGGAACCTTGCgtatacaattttcaagcttttcaacCGACCGAAATTGTTACTGATacataaagaaaaaatagaaaatgttaaatgtatatataacatagttaacatatttttaaaattatatcaagtaGGTAAAGAAAATTATTCTTGGATCTTAAAGTATCTatggatttttgtttttgtcttttgaattacaacaaaataggaacatttaaattttcaaaagctGATTTTACGTGAAAATTCCATTTTACTCTcactttttttggttttttccaattattaagaaaagtactgagcatttttaatttcgacTTACTAAAATTCTGAACTATAGATTCActtctatacaaaaaaaatatttatgttgaaaatcaaagcatttctTCTACTAGATGTAAATCATGTACAAATTCacaaaataagatattataaaacgGCTGAAAAGTGCTCGCTGATCAATATTAAAGTTTAGTCTATATATTGTGTGCATAGTTCAGTTGATATCGAATTTGAGTTTATCATTTAACTGTATAAACTCCATGTCACACATGGTTAAAAAACTGCTAAAGAGGGTAGTTTTACTTTTGGTTTTTCGAATTTAGTTAAAAAACCATAGCAGGGGCTACGTTATGGGTACCTATTAGAAGGTTATAATTAACAGTTTCAATAATCGTATTGCAGCTAAGTCTCAAActtcatatattttttgtttttgtataatataggtacctatcatacgTTATTTTAATGTCCATGTCTAAGTACTAAGTGTATTTTTATCCGATGTTTTTGGTGATGTGTTAATATTCAACAAATGCAAAAGTCGAAACTATCATTTcagaaaactattttatatttttacaggcGCATTGCAGAGCGTTTGTGATTAGCGTATACGTAAAAACACTTGAAACGAATCAGTTTTCGCCAGAGCTGATGGCCGTTCTTACTCAACTCGGCGAGCTAATTTGTGCGCAGTGGATATTAAATAGACTCGGCGATTTTCTACAGGTAATTATAACTTTTCGTCCGCTTGTTCTGCGCTTTCGTTTTATTACCGcgattatatttaa
The Metopolophium dirhodum isolate CAU chromosome 7, ASM1992520v1, whole genome shotgun sequence DNA segment above includes these coding regions:
- the LOC132949408 gene encoding probable peroxisomal acyl-coenzyme A oxidase 1 → MVELQTVNEDLRNERTKCTFNQEELTNFIDGGAESTDIRRNIANFFFSDPRFKDEVPVEYLSHQEHYEQSIRKACIFYEKMKEWEEISNSNMLEIYTVIWTSGIDTAILKQSIPFAVHTIMFLPSLVGQGTQEQKEEWVGRAFKYSILGTYAQTELGHGTFIRGLETTCTYDPDNEEFILNSPTLTSYKWWPGGLGHSCNYAIVLAQLYTQGIHRGIHPFIVQLRDSETWMPMPGIKVGEIGSKMGMNSANNGYLAFNNVRLPRMHMLMKNSKVHKDGTYEKSPHEKLTYGTMILVRVLIVKSLVTSYLMKSATIAIRYSAIRRQSELKPGEREPQVLDYQTQQYKLFPVIASCLVYKFAAKWLWDKYSAVTSQLERGDLVQLPELHAMACCLKAVGTADASVSVTSCRLACGGHGYMNCSNLPNIYSLSTATEIYEGENTVLLLQTARFLMKSYETVQLGNYVSTSDSLSYLNNYNSLKKSPWTTTLDCMTSAFFQVAGSKIDDCYFTMKRLMDSGTAQEDAWNQTSIKLIQASEAHCRAFVISVYVKTLETNQFSPELMAVLTQLGELICAQWILNRLGDFLQHSNLKPNDVHSIQSLLEDCLERIRPNAVGLVDSFDIRDEILDSALGSYDGNVYERLLSEANKSPLNKEPVNRSFELYLKPFLKSNM